A stretch of the Panthera uncia isolate 11264 chromosome E2 unlocalized genomic scaffold, Puncia_PCG_1.0 HiC_scaffold_20, whole genome shotgun sequence genome encodes the following:
- the WFDC1 gene encoding WAP four-disulfide core domain protein 1 isoform X2: MIRGARPSGAESPADRARFCPPLAAPPPSWQEGPLFSARVGGNAFSRPRDGQRREEGHLGSVLPAACPRSQFCQEYLETGATHQAGREAPLLDWLVQPKPRWLGGNGWLLDGPEEVLQAEACSTTEDGAEPLLCPSGYDCHILSPGDVAEGIPNRGQCVKQRRQADGRFLRHKFDKEYPEGDSKNVAEPGKGPLRHFQ; encoded by the exons ATGATCCGAGGGGCCCGGCCGAGTGGAGCTGAGAGCCCGGCGGACCGTGCACGCTTCTGTCCCCCActtgcagccccccccccctcctggcAAGAGgggcccctcttctctgcccgTGTGGGAGGAAATGCCTTCTCCCGGCCGCGGGATGGGCAGCGGCGGGAGGAAGGTCATCTGGGCTCTGTCCTTCCTGCTGCTTGTCCGCGAAGCCAGTTCTGCCAAGAATATCTGGAGACGGGCGCTACACACCAGGCTGGCCGAGAAGCCCCGC TTTTAGACTGGCTAGTGCAGCCGAAACCTCGATGGCTTGGTGGCAACGGCTGGCTCCTGGATGGCCCTGAGGAGGTGTTGCAAG CCGAGGCCTGCAGCACCACGGAGGACGGGGCggagcccctcctctgcccctcggGCTACGACTGCCACATCCTGAGCCCCGGAGATGTGGCCGAGGGCATCCCCAACCGCGGGCAGTGTGTCAAGCAGCGCCGGCAGGCAG ATGGGCGATTCCTACGACACAAGTTTGACAAGGAATACCCAG AGGGCGACTCCAAGAATGTGGCCGAGCCCGGAAAAGGACCCTTGAGGCACTTTCAGTGA
- the WFDC1 gene encoding WAP four-disulfide core domain protein 1 isoform X1: protein MPSPGRGMGSGGRKVIWALSFLLLVREASSAKNIWRRALHTRLAEKPRAEEAGGPRQPRADRCPPPPRSLPPGACQAARCQADSECPRHRRCCYNGCAYACLEAVPPPPVLDWLVQPKPRWLGGNGWLLDGPEEVLQAEACSTTEDGAEPLLCPSGYDCHILSPGDVAEGIPNRGQCVKQRRQADGRFLRHKFDKEYPEGDSKNVAEPGKGPLRHFQ from the exons ATGCCTTCTCCCGGCCGCGGGATGGGCAGCGGCGGGAGGAAGGTCATCTGGGCTCTGTCCTTCCTGCTGCTTGTCCGCGAAGCCAGTTCTGCCAAGAATATCTGGAGACGGGCGCTACACACCAGGCTGGCCGAGAAGCCCCGC GCCGAGGAGGCGGGGGGCCCCCGGCAGCCCCGCGCAGACCGctgcccgccgccgccgcgctcGCTGCCCCCGGGCGCCTGCCAGGCCGCGCGCTGCCAGGCCGACTCCGAATGCCCGCGGCACCGGCGCTGCTGCTACAACGGCTGCGCCTACGCCTGCCTGGAGGCCGTGCCGCCCCCGCCAG TTTTAGACTGGCTAGTGCAGCCGAAACCTCGATGGCTTGGTGGCAACGGCTGGCTCCTGGATGGCCCTGAGGAGGTGTTGCAAG CCGAGGCCTGCAGCACCACGGAGGACGGGGCggagcccctcctctgcccctcggGCTACGACTGCCACATCCTGAGCCCCGGAGATGTGGCCGAGGGCATCCCCAACCGCGGGCAGTGTGTCAAGCAGCGCCGGCAGGCAG ATGGGCGATTCCTACGACACAAGTTTGACAAGGAATACCCAG AGGGCGACTCCAAGAATGTGGCCGAGCCCGGAAAAGGACCCTTGAGGCACTTTCAGTGA